Part of the Lysobacter enzymogenes genome is shown below.
GGTCGGGTTCATGCGTGGCCTCGCTCGCGGCGCGGATGGTCGTGGACGGGGTTGCGCTTGAGCCACAGCCGCAGCGCCTGCCAGTGGATCGCGCCGACGATCTGCGCGGTCATCAGCGGATAGCGCCACAGCAGCCGCGCCAGCGCCGCGCCGTCGCACGGCCGCCGCTGCAGGCGCAAGGTGGCGTCGAACTCGCGCCGGTCGCGGTCGTACACGTCCATGTGCACGAACAAGTCCGGGCCCGGATCGGTGAAGCGCCAGGCGTAGCGCATCGCCATCGGCATGAACGGCGAAACGTGGAACTGCTTGTCGAACGTCCACAGCCGCGCGCGGCCGCGCCGCTGCGCGGATTCGGCGTCGAGTACGTAGGCGTGGCGCTCGCCCCAGGGCGTGTTGGTGATTTCGGCGACGATGCAATCGAGCGCGCGCCCGTCCTCGCCGAAGCAGTAGTAGAAGCTGACCGGATTGAACACGTAGCCGCAGTAGCGCGGATGGGTCAGCAGGCGGATCGGCCCGCGCGGTTCGCGGCCGCAGTGCTGGCGGACCCGCTCGCGCACCGCTTGCGCCAGCGGCAGGCTGTGCGGGCCGAGATAGTCCTCGCGGCGGAAGCGGCCGAGGTTGCCGCGCCGCGTCGACCACAGCCAGCGGCGTTCGAACACCCGCTCGACTTCGTCCAGGTCCAGATACAGCTGGGCCATGCGGTAGCCGAACGCATGCGCGCGCGGATGATGGCGGCGATGGCGCACGCTGCCTTCGTAGATGGCGCTGTGCAGCGTGCTGTCGGCGGCGGCGTTCATGCCGCCTCTTGCGAATCGGTGCGCGGCCCCGCATCCAGGTGCGGCGCCAGCGCGAAGCGCGCGCCCGACGCCGCGCCCAGGCCCTGCGCCACTTCCACCGCCGAGCGCATCCCGTCTTCGTGGAAGCCCCAGCCCCAGTAGGCGCCGGCGAACCAGGTGCGGCGACGCCCTTGGATCTGCGCCTTGCGCTGTTGCGCGGCGACCGCGGCCGGGTCGTGGACCGGATGCGCGTAGCGCATGCGCGCGAGGACTTTCGCCGGATCGATGTCGGCGCTGCGGTTGAGCGTGACCACCACCGGTTCGGGCGCGTCCAGGCCTTGCAACAGGTTCATGCAATAGCTGACCGTGCAGCCCGCGCCGGGATCGGCCGGCACGTAGGCGTTCCAGGCCGCCCAGGCCTTGCGCCGGCGCGGCAGCAGGCGCGCGTCGGTGTGCAGCACCGCTTCGTTGGTTTGATAGCCGATCGCGCCGAGGATGTCGCGCTCGCGCGGGTCGGCGTCTTCGAGCAGGGCCAGGGCCTGGTCGCTGTGGCAGGCCATTACCGCGTGATCGAACCGCTCCAGGCCCCAGTCGTGGCGGACCCACACGCCCTGCGCGTCGCGGCGCAGGCCGGTCACGCCGCAGCCGGGCCGCTCGCGCACGCTCCAGCGCGAACGCATCGCGGTGATGTAGCGGTCGGAACCGCCGTCGACGACGCGCCACTGCGGCCGCGCCGAGACTTGCAGCATCTGGTGGTTGGCCATGAACCGGACCAGATAGCGCGCGGGAAACTCCAGCGCGCGCGCGGCCGGCAACGACCACAGCGCGCAGGTCATCGGCAGCAGGTGCAGGTCGCGGAACGCGGCGCCGTAGCGTTCGCGCCGCAGGTAGTCGCCCAGGCTCGGTCCGGGGCCGCTTTGTTCCAGCAGTTCCGGCGCATGCCGGTAGAAGCGGGTCAGATCGCGCACCATGCCCCAGAAGCGCGGCGAGAGCAGGTTGCGGCGCTGGCAGAACAACGAGTCCAGATCGGTCGCGTTGTATTCCAGGCCGCTGCGCTGGCACTGCACCGAGAAGCTCATCGTGGTCGGCCGCGACGCCACGCCGAGTTCCTCGAACAGACGGCTCAGCAGCGGGTAGTGGATCGGGTTGAACACGATGAAGCCGGTATCGACGCGATAGTCGCGCCCGTGCAGGCGCACGTCGTGGGTATCGGTGTGTCCGCCCAGGCGCGGGTCGCGCTCGAACAGCACCACTTCGTGCTCGCGGTGCAGCAGCCAGGCGCTGGCCAGGCCGGCGATGCCGGAACCTACGACGGCGATGCGCATGCTCAGTCCCTCGCTCGTTCGAGCACCCACGCGGGCACGGGTTTGAGATCGCGCACCAATCCCACTGCGGCGAGCAGGCGCAAGCCGTAGTAGGTCAGGTCGATCTCCCACCAGCGGAATCCCTGACGGGCGCTGCCGGGGAAGAAGTGATGGTTGTTGTGCCAGCCCTCGCCGAAGGTCAGCAGCGCCAGCCACAGGTTGTTGCGGCTGTTGTCGCCGGTAGCGAAACGGCGGCGGCCGTAGCGGTGGGCGAGCGAATTGATCGTGACCGTCGCGTGGAACAACACCGTGGTCGATACGAAGAATCCCCACACCAGCATTTGCCAGGCGCCGGTGCCGAGCTGCGGCGCGACGGCCTGCAATGCGGCGCCCAGTGCGAACAGGCCGAGCGCGAGCAGCGCCGGCACCAGCGTGTCGTAGCGGTCGAGCCAGCGCAGTTCCGGGAACGCGGCCAGGTCGGGCACGCGGGACAGGTCCGTCCGGAACGCTTGCGGCGTCAGAAACCACAGCATATGGCTGCGCCAGAACCCTCGTTGGACCGGCGAATGCGGGTCTTGCGCGGTGTCGGTATGGCGATGGTGGTGGCGGTGATGCGCCGCCCACCACAGCGGGCCGCGCTGCACGCTCGACGCGCCGATCACCGCGAAGGCGAACTGCACCGGCCGCGAGGCGCGGAACGTTCGATGGGAGAAATAGCGATGGTAGAAACCGGTCAGCGCGAACATGCGCACGACGTACAGCGCGGCGGCGACCGCCAGCGCGATCGGCGAAACGCCGGTCCACCATGCGCCCAGGCAGCCCAGATGCATCGCCACGAACGGCGCGGCGCGCAGCCAGTCGACCCGCTCGTCGCGCTCGCCGCCGGCCGCGGCGCCGGGGGCTTCGCTTTCGGTATCGACCCAGCGCCGCGCCGTGCGCAGCGCGCCGTCGAGCGCGCCGCGTCGGGACGCGATCGGTGCCGGGGAGCCGGGTGGAAGCGGAGAACGCGTTCGCATGGCGCGGTCCAGACGGGATCTGACCGGACCTACGAGCCCGCATCGCGGGCGGATGCACTCGGTTGCGGCGGATGTCGCGATGCGCGACCGCGACGCCCGTCACCCTCGCGCGCGCAGTCGCGGGCCCGTGCAACGGGCCGCGACTGCGTTTGCCGGGCGATCAGATCGCGCCGATAGCGCCCTTGGCCACGATCGGGCCGGTAGGCGCGGCATGCGGGATGCCTTGCGCAGGTTCCAGCGTCACCGCCAGCGTGCTGCCCGGCGTCAGCTTGTCGAGCAGGGCGGCCGGCACCGCGACCGAATGCGCTTTCTCGTTCGAGACGAAGCCCAGCGAGCGCGGCGCCTCGCCCTTGGCGATGACCCACAACTCGCCGACCCGGCCCTGCGCATCGGCGGGCGAGGGGATCGGCACCATCAGCACTTTGCCGGCGCGCTTGTCGACCGAGGCCAACCAACCGGGCTGGCCGTCGTCGCGGGTCAGCGGCGTCACCGGACGCGCGACGTCTTCTTCCTGCGCGACCGGCGGTGCCGGCGGCGGCGGCACCGGCGCCGGCGGCGCGCGCCCGACCACGAACAAGGCCACCGCTGCGACCGCGGCCACGCCGGTCAGGCCGCGCCACAACGCCAGGCTGTTCCAGCCGCTCGAGCGCGGTTC
Proteins encoded:
- a CDS encoding DUF1365 domain-containing protein translates to MNAAADSTLHSAIYEGSVRHRRHHPRAHAFGYRMAQLYLDLDEVERVFERRWLWSTRRGNLGRFRREDYLGPHSLPLAQAVRERVRQHCGREPRGPIRLLTHPRYCGYVFNPVSFYYCFGEDGRALDCIVAEITNTPWGERHAYVLDAESAQRRGRARLWTFDKQFHVSPFMPMAMRYAWRFTDPGPDLFVHMDVYDRDRREFDATLRLQRRPCDGAALARLLWRYPLMTAQIVGAIHWQALRLWLKRNPVHDHPRRERGHA
- a CDS encoding NAD(P)/FAD-dependent oxidoreductase yields the protein MRIAVVGSGIAGLASAWLLHREHEVVLFERDPRLGGHTDTHDVRLHGRDYRVDTGFIVFNPIHYPLLSRLFEELGVASRPTTMSFSVQCQRSGLEYNATDLDSLFCQRRNLLSPRFWGMVRDLTRFYRHAPELLEQSGPGPSLGDYLRRERYGAAFRDLHLLPMTCALWSLPAARALEFPARYLVRFMANHQMLQVSARPQWRVVDGGSDRYITAMRSRWSVRERPGCGVTGLRRDAQGVWVRHDWGLERFDHAVMACHSDQALALLEDADPRERDILGAIGYQTNEAVLHTDARLLPRRRKAWAAWNAYVPADPGAGCTVSYCMNLLQGLDAPEPVVVTLNRSADIDPAKVLARMRYAHPVHDPAAVAAQQRKAQIQGRRRTWFAGAYWGWGFHEDGMRSAVEVAQGLGAASGARFALAPHLDAGPRTDSQEAA
- a CDS encoding acyl-CoA desaturase; this translates as MRTRSPLPPGSPAPIASRRGALDGALRTARRWVDTESEAPGAAAGGERDERVDWLRAAPFVAMHLGCLGAWWTGVSPIALAVAAALYVVRMFALTGFYHRYFSHRTFRASRPVQFAFAVIGASSVQRGPLWWAAHHRHHHRHTDTAQDPHSPVQRGFWRSHMLWFLTPQAFRTDLSRVPDLAAFPELRWLDRYDTLVPALLALGLFALGAALQAVAPQLGTGAWQMLVWGFFVSTTVLFHATVTINSLAHRYGRRRFATGDNSRNNLWLALLTFGEGWHNNHHFFPGSARQGFRWWEIDLTYYGLRLLAAVGLVRDLKPVPAWVLERARD
- a CDS encoding anti-sigma factor, with the protein product MNIRDHQTDQEPPSAEVRAGEYVLGVLDADTRAQTRQRIRSEPAFARLVAQWEQRLNLLAQELPAADAPPRLWRGVRARLGWDADEPRSSGWNSLALWRGLTGVAAVAAVALFVVGRAPPAPVPPPPAPPVAQEEDVARPVTPLTRDDGQPGWLASVDKRAGKVLMVPIPSPADAQGRVGELWVIAKGEAPRSLGFVSNEKAHSVAVPAALLDKLTPGSTLAVTLEPAQGIPHAAPTGPIVAKGAIGAI